The nucleotide window gagaaaaaaaagagaaggggggACGGTTGACGCTCTCTGCCCTGGCAAATGCCAACTTCCTGTTTCCGGCCCGCCTGCAATGGGACACTCTCCACGCCTGCTTTTGTTTCGACAATCTAactactctctctctctctttctctctcttctcctctttttttttttgcatgacTATAGAGTCtcttattattatcatttaaaaaaaaaaaactctaaTATCCATTTTGACACTTTTCTCTTTCCtgaaaatcataataataatttaaaaaaaaaaaaaggaaccctCTCCTTGTAACAACCAGTTGTTTGAGAACTGGGAGTTGTACTGTCTGAAAGGAAGAAGAGCGTATGGGGTGGAGGGGGGGGATACGCATACAATGGCGGCggtgtaaaaaaataaaaaaaaagaagaagaaaaatgagatAATGCGTAATACcgctctctttttcttttagggggtctgttatttattttctgtctcttttgtatgtgtgtgtgtgtgtgtgtgtcgccCGTTTTTCGGGAATATCGTTCCGCCGTGCTGCATCGCTTCGTATTCAATTGTTACACACACGCAGACACAGACACAGACACACCAACCAGCCGCGTATAATTGTGATGAGTTATGCGACGACGAACGAcggcctcttttttttttcatttcgactttgtttttttggttttgttttaggttgaaaataaaaagagggcGCTGATTGATGGCTTGATTGGCCCTTACCTTCTAGGTAGGATGTGACACCGTTGGAAGTGGATGAAACGGCCAATCTGGATGGATTCATCGAAGACAGGACGTTGTTgagttgctgttgttgttgctgttgagaGATGGGCGACATCATTTTGAGTGCCGGAGGCGTGGGCGGTGTAGGCGGAGACACTGGCTGGATGGATGAGCCGATAACTGAAAGGGGAGACGATCCAGTCACCTGCGCACCGGCCGATCCAGCAGGTGGCTGTGCCGTCGTCGAAGACGAACCGGCCGGCGTCGAGGCGTTGGACGGTGAATTTGAAACGCCACCGGATGAGGATGAAACGGCCGGCGGAGGTGGCGGAGAAaatcctcctcctcccccacctcctccccctccccctccgccgatgctgttgctgttgttgttattgttattattgcTACTGCCCGTGTTATTATTGGCACTACTGCCGGCCAAAAAGTCTCTCAAATCCGGCACTGGAACGCAAATGGATTCATAAAAATTGGCTGGTACACTGCCGAGCGCTGCACGTTCCACGTCtgcaaaacgaaaagaaaaaaacgacatTAACCAACAattctttcctatttttttttttttttggacagCCGTAGTGGATGTTACGGTAAACCACCATTTGAAATAATAGGCGAAACGACATGATTTTCTTCTTGCAATAAGAATTGCGACGTTTGGAAACGGCCTGTTGCGCAAGAACAAGCGCACGGTGACACGTCCAAATGATCGTGTCCCGCGTGCGCTTCATGTCCCACAAAGtcaacacacacatacacaaaaaaaacaaaaaaacaaaaaaacagggaAGGTCCCCATCGCAATCGGCAATGGAATTAATGATGGCATATCGTATACAGCAGACTGATTATATGGCCGTGATGTGTCATAGTGTATAGCCCTACTATAAAAACGTCTGGCACATTCGGGAGGGGAGTTGGTGTTACGTGTCTCTTTCTACTTCTCTGTTTTCTTTGGAATTTTACAacttctccctttttttttttttttggtcttcaAGTCCCGACCGATCGCGGTCGGGATTCCCGCGCGCTCGATTCTTTTTTGATTGCCCAACACACAGACACGCATTGACTTGTGTTGCCTATGCGGTTTCGTTTCAAATTCTTTACTTTTTTCCGACGTCTActgaaaacaaatcaattcaaataataaaaataaaaatcagaCAAAATGTCAATTCCGTGATGGAATCATTCGACATTTTGGCGGAGGAAAGTCCTAAacaaaaccccccaaaaaacaaacaaaaaagacattCATCCTTAGTCTAGCGCCATTTTGATGAACGTCTAATGAGTAATAGAATGAGTAGAGTGCGTTACCTTTCTGTAGAATCTCGAGATGCTCCCAGAGGATGTCGCCCATGAAGGGAGGCGTTCGGGCCAGAAAGTTCTCCTTGCCCATGGCGCACATGTCGCGGCCTCGCATGCGAAAGTGCTGCAGCACCACACCTTCCAGCGAGAATTCTTTGATGGCCCAGTTGAGCCAGCGCGAGACGTCACTCTCCGACCACAATCGAGGATCTGTCGTTACGATTCAAACGTTTTGgcacaacaaacaaaaacagaataaaaaaaaaaaaaattcagaaatttgCCATGTGTCACCGAATGGGTTTACGCAACCACGAGAatcaagagagagagacactgataacacacacacacgcgcacaCTCAACTTGTAAcactaaaatttttttttttaaacaaaaacaaaacaaaagacgactGGCGTTGGTGGTGTATGtgattgttaaaaaaaaaaaaaaaggacgttgTGCTCTTGTTGGATCCTCATCGACGACTGAATTAAAAGAGCAGCTGCCACTCGGGTTTTTATTGGACGATGGTAGCGCCGTATGCCCTCCTCCCCCGCTCCTCCCCCTTTCGCTTGTTAACAAGGAGGGGATAGAGGAGGAGTAAAGCATAACAGAGAGACTAGGaggaaggttttttttctttttcttttttgctatGTAGGTCATCCCACACACCACCCcgcgttttgtgtgtgtgtgtgtgtgtggaaagAGGCAGCACCGGCTCACGACGCCGCCGCTACGCTAATCGTAGCGTCCAAGTACACATTATGCATATATGGGGGTTGGGTAGGACTGTCTGCTGAGCCGAGCAACAAGTCGACTACCCAAGTCTGTGGACTGCAACAGAAAGTAGAAGAAGTTGTCACAGAGAAAAGAGAGGCGGCCACCGGATGTGAATCGAAAATGTCGACAAGTCACGAGATCGAGTCATTTCTCGATCgttgaaagcaaaaaaattcaaattgcagttagttaaataataaaatttttgttgttgttgttgttggaattTTAGAAATTGCGAGGTCGATCTACGCGTCtccgttttgtgtgtgtcgttTCTTGTCGCGAGTCGATTGTTTCCAATCAAGGCGGggccatttaaaaagaataacaaatagAAGATGGGGCGTTGttttattatgattattattttttctaaaatatttgAAGAGATTTCAAACCCACtcccccctcccaaaaaaaaaatgttgttttaaCAAAcggataaaaaaagaaaattgcgtGTTTCctaacttaaaaaaacaaaaactagtGGATTCGCTTGGTTGCCGTTTCTAAGATACCATCGAAAATAATAAAGTTGGAATATTTTCATTCATGACACTATCTCGTTCTCGTTCTCCCTCTCCCCTCTTCTATATACTCCTGATCCGCCGTGTTGTTCCACCTGGTTCGTTCCAGTTCGGTCTCCACcagtattttttatttatttatttttttaaaaagaaacacaaaactCATTACTTGCCCCATTATAATGCCgtaaggaaaaacaaaaaataaagagaaataacaaaaaaaaatagacattTACAAAATCCGATGCAATCGGCCCGCAAGACGGAGccaaggaggaaaaaaaaaatatataaataaataatgccCAACTGATTGAAATCTATTATTCCAATAGAGAATGGTATGCCGACATGTAAACTTTAGGCTGCCGCTCGCCTTCGTACATCAGCTCCTGCAGCAGCAACACTATATAGCCAGTCTAAAGgcaaaaagaagggggggaatGTCGACGCACGTGAGCGTGACGGCTGAAAATGCCGGCGCCTCGGCGGGCAACCGACGCGCCGGAATCCctacctttttatttttttttttctagtagactcttttttttgtgtgtgtgtgtgtgtgttgttgacCACTACATCGCAACATAACTTTAGGGCGGTACATACACAGAGAGAGAAGGAgatggaaagagaaagagaaataaataaacgTGTGACGTCATTGTTCGGCAGCAGCGCAAAGTAGACGAAACTATTCCAAACATTGGACCAATGATTTGTGCTACTCGGTTCAGTCTTTACACTCACGCCAACAGCTGAGACCTTTGGccatttgattattatttattctgaAGGGAGAGTGGGAATCAAATAAGTACAAGTAAAAAGTGAATAATATTGTACCGAAATGAATTCGTGGAAGTGAATGGTCGTTTTTAAATACATCCGATTATCctgttgttaattttttttttttttcccttttctttacGACGAACATGTATCCACATCGACTGTGGTCAAGCGTGCCTTTAATTTTAAACAAGAATTGaaaggggtgggggggggggaggccTCGCTTCTCTTTCCTATTTCTAGTTCGATATTTGAATTCCTACTTTCGTTGTTCAACTTTtctttcccaatatttttggCTTGCGCTCGGCGCACCTGAGGCGCCGACATCCCTCACTTCCCTCTCCCCTTCAACGgtccccctccttttttttttcgcccgtCATTATATTCGTCGGCAGGTGTCAGAGAGCCACATCAACATGTAGACAACTATACCTTACTGTACGACCACGTTGTCTATTTCTTAActcaatttattttatttttttaaaataaacgcaTACGGAAATAACTTTCTGAAATGATGTTCTAATTTAACGAACGTACTGCACAATATTTAAATGCAGCACATCGGATGGAGGTGGACTCGAAGTTGGGAGAGGTCAAGTTGCCTTTAGGAGATGATTGGATTTTTCGCTGCTCGCGCATTTGGCTGATTGAATATTGCCCGGAACCCGTCAAATGTGATGGGAGCCCATAGGTCCGTGGCTGATTAACTTTCCTACGCTCACCTGATGTCTCTCTCCCcctcaccctttttttttttattctttctccTATCTCTCCCTCCTTTCGCTTTCTTCATTATCTATACACCTGAAAGCTTTTCTGGGCATGATGCGCGGCATCCTTAATAATCGTGCGGACAA belongs to Daphnia magna isolate NIES linkage group LG1, ASM2063170v1.1, whole genome shotgun sequence and includes:
- the LOC116934615 gene encoding ETS-like protein pointed isoform X4, with the protein product MTEALKASFASWEKEQERLSIPKDPRLWSESDVSRWLNWAIKEFSLEGVVLQHFRMRGRDMCAMGKENFLARTPPFMGDILWEHLEILQKDVERAALGSVPANFYESICVPVPDLRDFLAGSSANNNTGSSNNNNNNNSNRGGFSPPPPPAVSSSSGGVSNSPSNASTPAGSSSTTAQPPAGSAGAQVTGSSPLSVIGSSIQPVSPPTPPTPPALKMMSPISQQQQQQQLNNVLSSMNPSRLAVSSTSNGVTSYLEGSIGHQNAVEMDRGALNCVSLFSIELDSLYNTMGVLFLSYTVLCLVVYHLLLPFFFYFLVHCPAPNSNLRCLLLSFEFPSSGTERRAWPSSLGCRAPHFPSSYLNRVILFFMNAKGFRFFFLSFFRLLWGGWGRRSCWCACVNSE
- the LOC116934615 gene encoding ETS-like protein pointed isoform X3, whose protein sequence is MTTMELEASLYHASDNISSIMSNSGSGKGHENVGARRRKITFAMEVRVKQESQDEALVPLCGKSGSNGNSHSSNNNSHSVNGSAINNPQPGPMQKVPSLSDLSDPESSLDIPAQVPPLTPGTNKKMTEALKASFASWEKEQERLSIPKDPRLWSESDVSRWLNWAIKEFSLEGVVLQHFRMRGRDMCAMGKENFLARTPPFMGDILWEHLEILQKDVERAALGSVPANFYESICVPVPDLRDFLAGSSANNNTGSSNNNNNNNSNRGGFSPPPPPAVSSSSGGVSNSPSNASTPAGSSSTTAQPPAGSAGAQVTGSSPLSVIGSSIQPVSPPTPPTPPALKMMSPISQQQQQQQLNNVLSSMNPSRLAVSSTSNGVTSYLEGGYSSLGDPMQTGMGEMVPGTGSSAAVQQHHPHQQQHQEGG